GCTTCTCCGCCTCGGCGGTCGCCTCGCGGAGCTTCTCGGCGGCCTCGGCCTTGAGCGCCTCGGCGTCCTTGGTGGCCTCGCCGACCAGCCGGGCGATCTCCGTCTTCGCGGTGCGGGTGCGCTGCTCGTTCACCGACTCGGCGGTGGAGAGCTGCTTGGCGGCGGCGTCCTTGGCCTCGCTGAGGGCCTTCTCGGCCTCCGCGCGCGCGACGCGCAGCTTCTCCTCGGCCTCCTGCATGCGCTGCTCGGCGGCGCGGGAGAGTTCGGTGGCCTGGCGGCGGGCCTGGTCGGTCTCGGCGGTCGTGGTGGAGCGGAGCTGCTCGGCGTGGCTGGTGGCCTCCTGCGCCTGGCTGGAGGCGGCGCCGAGGAGGCGCTCGGCGTCCCTGCGGGCGCGCAGCAGAATCGCTTCGGCCTCGGCGCGGGCGGCCTCGGCCTCGGAGCCCACGCGCCGACTGGTCTCCTCGGCGAGCCGGGTGGCCTCGGCGCGGGCGGTGGCGAGCGCCTGCTCGGCCTCCGCGCGGGACTCCTCCATCAGACGGCGGGCCTGGGACTCCGTACGGGCGCGGAGCTGCTCGGCCCAGGCGACGTTCTCGTTGACGTGCGCCTCGACGGTCTGCCGGCGCTCGCTGAGTTCCTGGTCCAGCTGCTGACGGCGCTGGACCGCCTCGTTGTGCAGTTCGGCCTGGAGCCGGGACTGGTGCTCGGCGTGCTCCTGGAGGATGCGCTGCGTCTGGGCGCGGGCGTCGCGGAGCTCGCGCTCGGCGTCCTGGCGGAGCTGCTCGGCCTGCGCCTGCGCGTTCCGCAGCAGCTGCTCGGCCTGGTAGCCGATGTCCGCGCTGTCGTAGGCGGGTCGGGACGCGATGGTGCGGCGCGCCTCGTGGAGCTTGGCGCGCAAGACCTCGACCTGGTATCCGAGGTCCTCGGCGTGCTGAACGGCCTTCTCGCGCTCGGTCTTCAGCCGGTCCATCTCGGCTTCGAACCTGGCGAGATGGTCGTCTTCAGCTCGGTGGCTCTCCTGGCGTTCGTAGCCCCGCACTGCGCGGTCCATCCTTCCCCGAGCTCTTCGAGCAGGGGAGACCCCAACCCTGGTCGCAACTCCGACGACCGCCCTCACGGCCGAGGACGGACCCCCGGGGAATCGTGGCAGATCGGACGACCCCGACATCCCGACTACGGTGCCGCACGGAGCGGCCCCGACCGGCCCCGGCCCGGAGTCGCCCACTCTACCGGGCCAGGAATCCGGTGGTCAGTGCTCCGCTGAGGAGTGGTCAGCCGACGGCTCTGCCGAGGTGACCAGTTCCGTCAGGACGCCGTGGCAGTCCTTGGGGTGCAGGAAGGTGATCCGGGAGCCCATGGAGCCGATCCGCGGCTGGTCGTAGAGGACCCGGACGCCCTTGCCGCGGATGTCGTCGGCGTCGCCGTCCACGTCCGCCGTGCCGAAGGCGATGTGGTGCACGCCCTCCCCGTTCTTGGCGAGCCACTTGCCCACCGCCGAGTCCTCCCGGGTCGGCTCCAGGAGCTGGAGGTAGGAGGCTCCGCCGTCCGAGGTGTCGTTGATCTTGAGCATGGCCTCGCGGACGCCCTGCTCCTCGTTGACCTCGGAGTGGAAGACCTCGAAACCGTACGTGGCACGGTAGAACTCGACAGTCTTGTCCAGGTCGAAACAGGCGAT
This sequence is a window from Streptomyces sp. NBC_00691. Protein-coding genes within it:
- the mce gene encoding methylmalonyl-CoA epimerase, giving the protein MLTRIDHIGIACFDLDKTVEFYRATYGFEVFHSEVNEEQGVREAMLKINDTSDGGASYLQLLEPTREDSAVGKWLAKNGEGVHHIAFGTADVDGDADDIRGKGVRVLYDQPRIGSMGSRITFLHPKDCHGVLTELVTSAEPSADHSSAEH